In Quercus robur chromosome 10, dhQueRobu3.1, whole genome shotgun sequence, a genomic segment contains:
- the LOC126703131 gene encoding phenylacetaldehyde oxime monooxygenase CYP71AN24-like codes for MALLSLLPELHKIVFQLNPLLSLLILFTSLYVFKCVTSAKPNLPPSPPKLPLIGNLHQLGTFPYRSLQALSRKYGPIMHLDLGHTPTLVVSSVAMAREIMKTQDIIFSNRAKTTAADIFLYGCTDVAFSSYGEYWRQAKKICVLELLSLKRVLSFQFVRDEEVALLINNIRELCIQKASLNLSDMLIATSNNIVSRCVLGRKFEDGKSRLGHLSRRITEQLTAFCLGDFFPSMKWIDVLTGLIPSMKTTFRELDAFFDEVIEEHMTMKSGYENPNYKKDFMDILLQLQQNPMLEFELTDDNIKAILLDMFVGGTDTTSATLEWLMAELLKTPSTMKRAREEVRRLVGKKSRIDLNDINQMNYLKCVIKETLRLHPPVPLMVPRETTNSVKLGGYDIPPKTRVYVNAWAVHRDPEVWDRPEEFLPERFIDNPIDFIGQDFELFPFGGGRRACPGSTFSVSSIEYVIANLLYWFDWRLPNANVKGEDLDMSEAKSFVVSKKIPLHLVPSLHSP; via the exons ATGGCTCTACTATCATTGCTGCCAGAGCTACACAAAATAGTATTCCAACTAAATCCCCTCCTCTCCCTTCTTATCCTCTTCACTTCTCTTTATGTTTTCAAGTGCGTTACAAGTGCCAAACCCAATTTACCTCCATCCCCACCAAAGCTACCATTAATTGGAAACCTTCACCAGTTAGGCACATTCCCATATCGTTCTCTTCAAGCACTCTCAAGGAAGTATGGCCCTATAATGCACTTAGATTTGGGGCATACTCCAACCCTGGTGGTGTCATCTGTAGCTATGGCCAGAGAAATAATGAAGACACAAGATATCATTTTCTCAAATCGGGCAAAAACCACAGCTGCCGATATCTTCCTCTATGGATGCACAGACGTAGCATTCTCATCCTATGGTGAGTATTGGAGACAAGCTAAGAAAATTTGTGTCCTTGAACTTTTGAGTCTCAAAAGAGTGCTATCTTTCCAATTTGTAAGAGATGAAGAAGTTGCATTATTAATCAATAACATACGTGAGTTGTGCATCCAAAAGGCTTCTCTTAATCTAAGTGACATGTTGATTGCAACTTCAAATAACATAGTGTCTCGATGTGTACTTGGACGGAAGTTTGAAGATGGTAAGAGCAGGTTGGGGCACCTATCAAGAAGGATAACAGAGCAATTAACAGCATTCTGTTTGGGAGATTTTTTCCCTTCTATGAAATGGATTGATGTTCTTACAGGCTTAATACCAAGTATGAAAACCACTTTTCGAGAACTTGATGCCTTTTTTGATGAGGTTATTGAAGAACACATGACAATGAAAAGTGGTTATGAAAATCCTAATTATAAGAAGGATTTCATGGATATTCTCCTCCAACTTCAACAGAATCCTATGCTCGAGTTTGAGCTAACTGATGACAACATCAAAGCGATCCTActg GACATGTTTGTGGGAGGAACTGATACTACTTCAGCAACTTTGGAATGGTTAATGGCGGAGCTTTTAAAAACTCCAAGTACTATGAAGAGAGCTCGAGAAGAGGTGAGAAGACTGGTGGGAAAGAAGTCAAGGATAGATCTGAATGATATCAATCAAATGAATTACTTGAAATGTGTCATCAAAGAAACGTTGAGACTACACCCACCAGTTCCTCTCATGGTGCCTCGAGAAACAACAAATAGTGTGAAATTGGGAGGTTATGATATTCCGCCAAAAACAAGAGTATATGTCAATGCATGGGCAGTCCATAGGGATCCTGAGGTATGGGATAGGCCAGAAGAATTTCTCCCAGAGAGATTCATCGACAATCCAATTGATTTCATAGGCCAAGACTTTGAATTGTTCCCATTTGGAGGTGGGAGAAGGGCATGTCCAGGTTCGACATTCAGTGTTTCTTCTATTGAATATGTGATTGCCAATCTCTTATATTGGTTTGACTGGAGGTTGCCCAATGCAAATGTTAAGGGAGAAGACTTGGACATGAGCGAAGCTAAGTCTTTCGTTGTGTCTAAGAAAATTCCTCTTCATCTTGTACCATCATTGCACTCTCCTTGA
- the LOC126702941 gene encoding cytochrome P450 71A1-like, with amino-acid sequence MAFLSLLSQQWWQELHGVTKLTLFLYTLLLPFLFLRLRKLGEKGKLNLPPSPPKLPIIGNLHQLGTLPHRSLRMLSSKYGPLMLLHLGHVPTLVVSSAEMAREMMKTHDIAFSNRPKTTAANIFFYGCIDVGFAPYGDYWRHTKKIVILELLSLKKVQSFQFVREEEVTLLVNQIHACLSKGPVNLSDMLLAISNNIASRCVLGSKFGEKDGKSTFGELSKKMMMQFTAFSFGDFFPSLGWMDNLTGLVASLKASLRAMDALFDQLIEEYKMLNVDEDKKDFMHILLKLQKEGMLEIELTKENLKAVILDMFVAGTETTATTLEWAMAELIKNPSMMKKAQEEVRRVVGKKSKLDETDITHLQYLKCIIKETLRLHVPLPLLVPRETSTNVKLGGYDIPSKVTVYVNAWAIQRDPKLWDQPEEFLPERFNKNPVDFKGHDFHFIPFGSGRRGCPGIAFGSAAAEYVIANLLYHFNWKLPGDEVMKDLDMSEEYGMTVHRRFPLLLVPALYSPN; translated from the exons ATGGCTTTCCTATCATTACTGTCACAGCAATGGTGGCAAGAGCTTCATGGAGTGACAAAGTTGactctttttctttatactcTTCTCTTACCTTTCTTATTTCTAAGACTCCGAAAATTAGGTGAAAAAGGCAAACTTAACTTGCCTCCATCACCTCCAAAGTTGCCAATAATAGGCAACCTCCACCAGCTTGGTACACTACCTCACCGCTCTCTTCGAATGCTATCAAGTAAGTATGGCCCTCTAATGCTCTTGCACTTGGGCCATGTTCCAACTCTTGTGGTTTCATCTGCAGAGATGGCTAGAGAAATGATGAAAACCCATGATATTGCTTTCTCAAATAGACCAAAAACCACAGCTGCCAATATCTTTTTTTATGGATGTATAGATGTGGGATTTGCACCCTATGGTGATTACTGGAGACATacgaaaaaaattgttattcttGAGCTTCTAAGCCTGAAAAAAGTGCAATCGTTTCAGTTTGTAAGGGAAGAAGAAGTAACACTACTTGTCAATCAGATACATGCATGTCTCAGTAAAGGTCCAGTTAATCTGAGTGACATGTTGCTTGCTATTTCCAACAATATTGCTTCAAGATGTGTTCTGGGAAGTAAGTTTGGGGAAAAAGATGGTAAGAGTACATTTGGAGAGTTATCAAAAAAGATGATGATGCAGTTTACGGCTTTTAGTTTTGGAGATTTCTTTCCTTCTTTGGGATGGATGGATAATTTAACAGGCTTGGTTGCAAGTTTGAAAGCATCTTTAAGAGCGATGGATGCATTATTTGATCAACTGATTGAAGAGTATAAGATGCTGAACGTGGATGAAGATAAGAAAGACTTTATGCATATTCTCCTCAAACTTCAAAAGGAGGGTATGCTTGAAATTGAGCTTACCAAGGAGAATCTCAAAGCAGTCATACTg GACATGTTTGTGGCGGGAACTGAAACTACTGCAACAACACTAGAATGGGCAATGGCAGAACTCATAAAAAATCCGAGTATGATGAAGAAAGCCCAAGAAGAGGTAAGGAGAGTAGTGGGGAAGAAATCAAAACTAGATGAGACTGATATCACCCATTTGCAGTACTTGAAATGTATCATTAAAGAAACTTTGAGACTACATGTACCGCTTCCACTTTTAGTTCCTCGTGAAACTTCAACCAATGTAAAATTGGGGGGTTATGACATTCCTTCGAAAGTGACAGTTTACGTAAATGCATGGGCAATACAAAGGGACCCAAAACTATGGGACCAGCCAGAAGAGTTTCTACCAGAGAGGTTCAACAAAAACCCAGTTGATTTCAAAGGTCATGACTTCCATTTCATCCCATTTGGTAGTGGCAGAAGGGGTTGCCCAGGAATAGCATTTGGGAGTGCAGCAGCTGAATATGTGATTGCTAATCTTTTATACCATTTCAATTGGAAGTTGCCTGGTGATGAAGTTATGAAGGACCTAGATATGAGCGAGGAATATGGAATGACTGTTCATAGGAGATTTCCTCTTCTCCTAGTACCAGCTTTGTACTCTCCAAATTAA